The DNA sequence CCCAGGAAGATGGTCCACCCTGTGAGTCTGAGTGGAGAAGCAGCGTGGAGCTGCTGCCACACATCAAAGAAGAACCCAAAGTCCAGAGCATGCCGACAGATTGTTCACCCGAAGCAAGGGAGTCCGAGGAAGGGAACTGTAGTCATGTCGAGCCACTACAGAGGTCACATCCTCCTCCAGCCCAAACTACGTGTAGCAGACAAAGTGTCTCCCCACCCCCACTATCTTCCCCCGAGATTAAGACAGATAGTGACGAAGAGGACAGCAGGAAACTGCAGCCAGCCGACAGCTTACCGTCCTCCATGACTGTTCGTTCCATCTGCCGCGAGGCGCAGAGAGATTCTCGGGCCAGTCCTGCAAAGAGTCACAGGACTCTGAAAACAGAGCAGCAAGGCAAAGGCTTACTTTGCTCGAATGGAAAACAAGGCGCACACATACTGCAGGTCAAGAATGTCCGATCCCAGAGGCCGCCTCCGCCTCGCTCCTCTCACCCAAGCCAGAGCATCCAGAGGTGGCACAGCTGTAAAGAGTGCGGGAAGGGCTTCAGCTTTGCCTGCCAGCTGGAGGTCCACATGCGCTGGCACACCAAGGAGAAGCCATACAGCTGCGCAGTGTGCCGAAAGAGCTTCACCACGGTAAGCATGCTGAAGAGGCACCATCGAATCCACACAGGGGAAAAGCCCTTCCGCTGCCATGTCTGCGGGAAATGCTTCAACCAGTCAGCACACCTCAACACCCACTTCAGGCTGCACAGCAGAGAGAGGGCCAGCTGGAGCCAAGCACCGCACTCCAAGTGAACAAAGACTCCACCGGAAACTAGGCCGACATCTATAAAATgctttaaa is a window from the Perca flavescens isolate YP-PL-M2 chromosome 4, PFLA_1.0, whole genome shotgun sequence genome containing:
- the LOC114554487 gene encoding zinc finger protein 260; amino-acid sequence: MTKLELLNVFLNDRLTAAAEEIFRAVKNTVGEYQSEILRSKEENERLKRLLNVAVQRLLQPEPHSVQPQEDGPPCESEWRSSVELLPHIKEEPKVQSMPTDCSPEARESEEGNCSHVEPLQRSHPPPAQTTCSRQSVSPPPLSSPEIKTDSDEEDSRKLQPADSLPSSMTVRSICREAQRDSRASPAKSHRTLKTEQQGKGLLCSNGKQGAHILQVKNVRSQRPPPPRSSHPSQSIQRWHSCKECGKGFSFACQLEVHMRWHTKEKPYSCAVCRKSFTTVSMLKRHHRIHTGEKPFRCHVCGKCFNQSAHLNTHFRLHSRERASWSQAPHSK